From a region of the bacterium genome:
- a CDS encoding tetratricopeptide repeat protein, with translation MNTRIACVFLVLILLFQFASADQKGKLPLTTASEKARNHYLQGLNLADTLRIQESAQHFRNAIKEDPQFAIAHLNLSFTEPNTEDFFKDLNQALKFADQASEGERLWILATDAAVKGFPNQQGEYLEKLVAKYPDDERAHHLLGTYYFGLQKYEKAIGEFEKAISINPGFSNSYNMLGYSQRFVEQFDKSEKAFVKYIELIPNDPNPYDSYAELLMRIGRYDESIDNYRKALKIDSHFVNSYTGIATNLNFKGKHASARKELDKLYAIARNDGERRLALFGMTISYLDEGNWKKALEEQEKMLALARKMEDPTNITGDLNTIGTILMENGHAKEAQAKFDEAAKITADSDLSPEVKNVAQQTYKFLSAWASLKLDDVKKARAFADEFGKLAESENNQFRIWQSHQLAGMIAMHEKNYDVAIRELEQANLQDPFNNFRLGLAYQDKGDAANAKKYFERAAGNNGLNNLNLAFIRGKAKQYAKEG, from the coding sequence ATGAATACTCGCATTGCATGTGTTTTTCTTGTTCTCATCTTATTGTTTCAATTCGCATCAGCAGATCAAAAAGGGAAACTACCGCTAACAACGGCGTCAGAAAAAGCGCGAAACCATTATCTGCAGGGACTCAACCTGGCTGATACGCTCAGGATTCAGGAGTCCGCGCAACATTTCCGGAACGCCATCAAGGAAGACCCGCAGTTTGCAATCGCTCATTTAAATCTGTCCTTCACCGAACCCAACACAGAAGACTTTTTCAAAGACCTCAACCAGGCGCTCAAGTTTGCCGATCAAGCATCCGAAGGAGAGCGGTTATGGATCCTTGCCACAGATGCTGCAGTAAAAGGCTTCCCCAATCAGCAGGGAGAGTATCTGGAAAAGCTGGTTGCAAAGTATCCGGACGACGAACGCGCTCACCACTTACTTGGCACTTATTACTTCGGCCTGCAGAAGTACGAGAAAGCGATTGGTGAATTTGAAAAAGCAATTTCCATAAATCCCGGTTTTTCAAACTCTTACAACATGCTCGGATACTCGCAGAGATTTGTTGAGCAGTTTGATAAATCCGAGAAAGCTTTCGTGAAATACATTGAGTTGATTCCAAACGATCCGAATCCGTATGACTCCTATGCCGAGCTCTTGATGCGAATCGGGCGTTACGATGAATCCATCGATAACTATCGCAAAGCGTTGAAGATCGACTCCCATTTTGTAAACTCCTACACGGGTATCGCCACGAATCTCAATTTCAAAGGGAAACATGCGAGCGCAAGAAAGGAGCTGGACAAACTGTACGCGATTGCGCGAAATGATGGGGAGCGCAGACTGGCGCTTTTTGGAATGACAATTTCTTATCTAGATGAAGGAAATTGGAAAAAGGCACTGGAAGAACAGGAGAAGATGCTTGCTCTGGCGCGCAAGATGGAGGATCCCACAAACATAACAGGCGACCTGAATACAATCGGCACTATCCTCATGGAAAATGGTCACGCAAAAGAAGCTCAGGCAAAATTCGATGAAGCCGCAAAAATCACGGCCGATTCAGACCTTTCGCCGGAAGTAAAAAATGTCGCGCAGCAGACTTACAAATTCCTGTCCGCATGGGCATCCCTCAAGCTTGATGATGTGAAAAAAGCGCGAGCGTTTGCGGATGAGTTCGGGAAGCTGGCTGAATCGGAGAACAATCAATTCCGGATCTGGCAATCCCACCAGCTTGCCGGCATGATCGCGATGCACGAGAAAAATTACGATGTTGCGATTCGTGAGCTGGAACAAGCCAATCTGCAAGATCCTTTCAATAACTTCCGGCTGGGTCTTGCGTATCAGGACAAAGGAGACGCAGCTAATGCTAAGAAATACTTTGAACGCGCTGCCGGCAACAATGGATTGAACAATCTGAATCTGGCTTTCATTCGCGGCAAAGCAAAACAATACGCAAAAGAAGGCTGA